Proteins from one Rosa chinensis cultivar Old Blush chromosome 7, RchiOBHm-V2, whole genome shotgun sequence genomic window:
- the LOC112176051 gene encoding cytochrome P450 CYP736A12, translated as MSPSTMTILLFFVALILSLIAAAFSKPKHKKLPPGPLALPVIGHLHMLGNLPHRSLQHLAKKYGPIMSIRLGNVRAILVSSPKAAKLFLKTHDANFASRPRVQASEHLAYGTMGLVFAEYGPYWRHVRKLCTLELLCPSKAEAFAPLRREEIGLLVLSLKKAGEGGEVVDVTNKIYGLNEDITYRMIFGCAVDDGRFGLKDIVQEATLLTGAFNIADFVPFLGPFDFQGLTKRLKKVSKTIDQLLEKIIDEREQVANTRSWKQGQHEDFVDVLLSLMNQPLNPNDEQVHFLDRTNVKAILLDMITAAFDTSATSIVWSLAELLRHPRIMKNLQEELQSVVGMDRMVEESDLPKLDYLSMVVKESFRLHPVAPLLVPRESIEDITIDGYDIPKKSRIIVNIWSIGRDPNVWSENVEEFFPERFMNINIGLRGHDFQLIPFGSGRRGCPGMQLGLTTVRLVLAQLVHCFNWELPNGLLPQHLDMSEDFGLSLSKVKHLLAKPTYRLI; from the exons ATGAGTCCTTCAACAATGACCATCCTTCTCTTCTTCGTTGCCCTCATCTTGTCTCTCATCGCTGCAGCCTTCTCAAAACCAAAGCACAAGAAGCTACCTCCTGGACCTTTGGCACTACCGGTCATTGGTCACCTTCACATGCTAGGCAATCTCCCACATCGCAGCCTCCAACACTTGGCCAAAAAATATGGACCCATAATGTCTATTCGTCTAGGGAATGTACGCGCCATACTAGTCTCATCCCCAAAAGCAGCAAAGCTATTCCTCAAAACCCATGACGCCAATTTCGCTAGCCGGCCAAGAGTCCAGGCCTCGGAGCACCTAGCTTATGGCACGATGGGCCTGGTCTTTGCCGAGTACGGCCCCTATTGGCGCCATGTGAGGAAGCTCTGCACCCTCGAGCTTCTTTGTCCCTCGAAAGCCGAGGCTTTTGCGCCACTGCGAAGGGAGGAGATAGGGCTGTTGGTGCTGTCGCTGAAGAAAGCTGGAGAGGGAGGTGAGGTGGTGGATGTTACTAACAAGATTTATGGCCTTAATGAGGATATAACGTATAGGATGATATTCGGTTGTGCTGTTGATGATGGTAGGTTTGGTTTGAAGGATATTGTTCAGGAAGCTACGTTGTTGACCGGAGCATTCAACATAGCTGATTTTGTGCCCTTCCTCGGTCCATTTGATTTTCAG GGATTGACTAAGCGCTTAAAGAAAGTTAGCAAGACGATTGATCAACTCCTGGAGAAGATAATAGACGAGCGTGAACAAGTTGCCAACACTAGGAGTTGGAAACAAGGCCAGCATGAGGACTTTGTAGACGTGTTACTTTCGTTAATGAACCAACCGTTGAATCCGAATGATGAGCAAGTACACTTTCTTGATAGAACAAATGTGAAAGCCATCTTACTAGACATGATCACGGCGGCTTTTGATACTTCAGCCACATCGATTGTTTGGAGCCTTGCCGAGCTCTTGAGGCATCCAAGGATCATGAAGAATCTCCAAGAAGAGCTCCAAAGTGTGGTTGGTATGGACCGAATGGTGGAAGAATCTGATTTGCCCAAGCTGGATTACTTGAGTATGGTGGTGAAGGAGAGCTTCAGACTACACCCAGTTGCACCTTTACTAGTCCCACGTGAATCCATCGAGGACATTACAATTGATGGATATGACATACCCAAGAAGTCGCGGATCATAGTAAACATCTGGAGTATTGGAAGAGATCCTAATGTTTGGTCTGAAAATGTGGAGGAATTTTTTCCTGAAAGGTTCATGAACATCAATATAGGCCTCCGGGGACATGACTTTCAGCTCATCCCATTTGGGTCTGGGCGAAGAGGGTGTCCGGGTATGCAATTAGGGCTAACCACAGTTCGGCTAGTTCTGGCACAGCTGGTGCATTGCTTTAACTGGGAGCTCCCAAATGGCTTGCTACCTCAACACTTGGACATGTCCGAGGATTTCGGCTTATCACTGTCAAAGGTCAAACACTTGCTTGCTAAGCCAACGTACCGTCTTATATAG